The Brassica oleracea var. oleracea cultivar TO1000 chromosome C6, BOL, whole genome shotgun sequence genome includes a region encoding these proteins:
- the LOC106297317 gene encoding uncharacterized protein LOC106297317, with amino-acid sequence MNKCWERVSNSHDFIVVSFLFPCYDFPLKSSGCWNNKLDLSSVVYSFSFTGLSRMGFPTDSLSFVSYGDMYIYMARSQAEHRTLSFWLMGLSGCRRQYIDRETRYVGFHHSVLKYNLEQCWWLWSCVNGSIWSVLFLQCNGMFLFWTRHFAITIFIEIIKEHQLLQIVMKHLNWRNGYWLVLSCIKNMLSPVEYQVVCFLWLLMVCLSNGGIQIDMCYCDFLPLLIRWQCTCLYCPDDSFFAGLLCSFELRWKSFFQGQMRLVSCGGIYIYMAKSHTEHRALVSWPMGLSDGGWHLRKRMEDMALHSFCKTYTNPYMGHQSMEWSIYGSYDLRKDNLNYAKHYISVVLWRRDLKNLQMQIKCLDDRKTLSAYILVCRVTASVKIKHFYDLCVEIWSSKDKICWVMGMHCFLFLDFGPFVSNDVEILGSLSMLGVWSQMFLQLII; translated from the exons ATGAATAAGTGTTGGGAAAGAGTTAGTAATTCCCATGATTTTATTGTTGTGTCATTTTTGTTTCCTTGTTATGATTTTCCTCTGAAGTCTTCAGGGTGTTGGAATAATAAATTGGATTTATCTTCAGTGGTCTATAGCTTTTCTTTTACGGGGTTATCAAGGATGGGTTTTCCTACGGATTCTTTGTCTTTTGTAAGTTATGGGGACATGTATATTTATATGGCGAGGAGTCAAGCTGAGCATAGGACTCTGTCTTTCTGGCTTATGGGGCTCTCAGGTTGTAGACGGCAATATATTGATAGAGAAACGAGGTATGTTGGGTTTCATCATTCTGTTTTAAAATATAATTTAGAACAATGTTGGTGGCTATGGAGTTGTGTTAATGGGTCTATTTGGAGCGTTCTATTTTTGCAGTGTAACGGAATGTTTCTCTTCTGGACAAGGCATTTTGCCATCACGATATTTATTGAGATTATTAAGGAACATCAACTTCTCCAGATTGTAATGAAACATTTGAATTGGCGCAATGGGTACTGGCTGGTCTTGAGCTGTATAAAGAACATGCTTTCTCCAGTTGAATATCAGGTGGTTTGTTTCCTCTGGCTTCTTATGGTGTGTCTGAGTAATGGTGGGATTCAGATTGATATGTGTTATTGTGATTTTCTACCTCTTTTGATACGCTGGCAGTGCACTTGTTTGTATTGTCCTGATGATTCTTTTTTTGCGGGTCTTTTGTGTAGTTTTGAGTTGCGGTGGAAGAGTTTTTTTCAGGGACAGATGCGCTTGGTTAGCTGTGGAGGAATATATATTTATATGGCAAAGAGTCACACTGAGCATAGGGCACTGGTATCATGGCCTATGGGGCTCTCAG ATGGAGGTTGGCACCTTAGGAAGCGTATGGAAGATATGGCACTGCATAGCTTCTGTAAAACATATACGAATCCATATATGGGACATCAGTCTATGGAGTGGAGTATTTATGGCAGTTATGACCTGAGAAAGGACAACTTAAATTACGCCAAGCATTACATTTCGGTTGTGCTCTGGCGAAGGGATTTAAAAAATCTGCAGATGCAAATCAAGTGCCTTGATGATCGGAAGACTCTGTCGGCTTATATCCTTGTTTGCAGAGTTACAGCTTCTGTAAAAATAAAACATTTCTATGATCTTTGTGTGGAGATTTGGTCTTCCAAAGATAAGATATGTTGGGTGATGGGCATGCATTGTTTTCTTTTTCTGGATTTTGGACCATTTGTTTCCAATGATGTAGAAATTTTGGGGTCTCTCTCTATGCTGGGTGTTTGGTCTCAGATGTTTTTGCAAT TGATTATATGA
- the LOC106298244 gene encoding uncharacterized protein LOC106298244 isoform X1: MTQGQWMVKSGGKKVQAPSMGLKISIPKFDNSVLITEYSKTLIGRCMNPFKQEMNALLFHLPKIWNVDERVVGADLGLGRFQFDFDQEEDIVEVMKKEPFHFDNWMLSVVRWEPVMEENYPSKITFWVRVIGVPLHFWAVPTFKSIGEALGEVRGDDDIDIDEGKVRVIIDAIKPLVFLVTAEFHSGDESTIALRYEKLHGFCRICSSLWHDQFPCPTVKKSTDEETEVQPPKPEQDPAMLSYKGAVESQGRELGGDANGNNRRLGHQVPRNRDYKGKGIAFDNSKYEGNSKSGFKRSYRDQDTGYLRNLRQTGRFPQSEAPMRYAIDTRGLKNINTQEMGQNLDEQQKLMLDAFRSGKSEETNQISDSTARKALSFEGNISGTAMEGLGGTDVASGIAGASVGEEDPKALKEKLLPERHGADKADGS; encoded by the coding sequence ATGACTCAGGGGCAGTGGATGGTTAAGTCTGGTGGTAAAAAGGTGCAGGCCCCAAGTATGGGATTGAAGATCTCGATCCCAAAGTTTGATAATTCAGTTCTCATTACTGAATACTCAAAAACGTTGATTGGGAGATGCATGAATCCTTTCAAGCAGGAGATGAATGCGCTACTGTTCCATCTACCAAAGATCTGGAATGTCGATGAGAGAGTGGTGGGCGCGGATCTGGGCCTAGGACGCTTTCAGTTCGATTTTGACCAGGAGGAAGACATTGTTGAGGTGATGAAGAAGGAGCCCTTTCACTTTGATAACTGGATGCTGTCTGTTGTTCGTTGGGAACCGGTGATGGAGGAGAACTATCCTTCCAAGATAACATTTTGGGTGCGTGTCATTGGTGTCCCTCTGCACTTTTGGGCTGTACCAACTTTCAAAAGCATAGGCGAGGCACTGGGGGAGGTCCGAGGAGATGATGATATTGACATAGATGAAGGGAAGGTTCGGGTGATCATTGACGCTATCAAGCCTCTGGTCTTTTTGGTTACTGCAGAGTTCCACAGTGGTGATGAGTCAACCATCGCTTTAAGGTACGAGAAACTGCACGGGTTTTGTCGAATCTGTTCGAGTTTGTGGCATGATCAGTTTCCTTGTCCGACGGTGAAGAAGAGTACTGACGAGGAGACTGAGGTGCAACCTCCAAAACCGGAGCAGGACCCAGCCATGTTAAGCTACAAGGGAGCAGTGGAGTCACAAGGAAGAGAGCTTGGTGGTGATGCGAATGGGAATAACCGAAGGCTAGGCCATCAAGTCCCGAGAAATAGGGACTACAAGGGCAAGGGTATTGCTTTTGATAACAGCAAATATGAGGGCAATAGTAAGTCGGGGTTTAAGAGGTCGTACAGAGATCAAGACACGGGCTACTTAAGGAATCTGAGGCAGACTGGGAGGTTCCCACAATCAGAGGCTCCAATGAGGTACGCTATCGATACACGGGGTTTAAAAAACATCAACACTCAAGAGATGGGGCAAAACTTGGACGAGCAACAAAAGCTTATGCTAGATGCCTTTAGGAGCGGCAAGAGTGAAGAGACAAACCAGATATCAGACTCCACGGCTCGTAAGGCTCTCAGCTTTGAAGGAAACATCTCCGGAACTGCTATGGAAGGATTGGGTGGTACAGATGTTGCGAGTGGTATAGCGGGTGCAAGTGTGGGAGAGGAGGACCCTAAGGCATTGAAGGAGAAACTCCTCCCTGAAAGACATGGTGCTGATAAAGCAGATGGATCTTAA
- the LOC106298244 gene encoding uncharacterized protein LOC106298244 isoform X2, with translation MVKSGGKKVQAPSMGLKISIPKFDNSVLITEYSKTLIGRCMNPFKQEMNALLFHLPKIWNVDERVVGADLGLGRFQFDFDQEEDIVEVMKKEPFHFDNWMLSVVRWEPVMEENYPSKITFWVRVIGVPLHFWAVPTFKSIGEALGEVRGDDDIDIDEGKVRVIIDAIKPLVFLVTAEFHSGDESTIALRYEKLHGFCRICSSLWHDQFPCPTVKKSTDEETEVQPPKPEQDPAMLSYKGAVESQGRELGGDANGNNRRLGHQVPRNRDYKGKGIAFDNSKYEGNSKSGFKRSYRDQDTGYLRNLRQTGRFPQSEAPMRYAIDTRGLKNINTQEMGQNLDEQQKLMLDAFRSGKSEETNQISDSTARKALSFEGNISGTAMEGLGGTDVASGIAGASVGEEDPKALKEKLLPERHGADKADGS, from the coding sequence ATGGTTAAGTCTGGTGGTAAAAAGGTGCAGGCCCCAAGTATGGGATTGAAGATCTCGATCCCAAAGTTTGATAATTCAGTTCTCATTACTGAATACTCAAAAACGTTGATTGGGAGATGCATGAATCCTTTCAAGCAGGAGATGAATGCGCTACTGTTCCATCTACCAAAGATCTGGAATGTCGATGAGAGAGTGGTGGGCGCGGATCTGGGCCTAGGACGCTTTCAGTTCGATTTTGACCAGGAGGAAGACATTGTTGAGGTGATGAAGAAGGAGCCCTTTCACTTTGATAACTGGATGCTGTCTGTTGTTCGTTGGGAACCGGTGATGGAGGAGAACTATCCTTCCAAGATAACATTTTGGGTGCGTGTCATTGGTGTCCCTCTGCACTTTTGGGCTGTACCAACTTTCAAAAGCATAGGCGAGGCACTGGGGGAGGTCCGAGGAGATGATGATATTGACATAGATGAAGGGAAGGTTCGGGTGATCATTGACGCTATCAAGCCTCTGGTCTTTTTGGTTACTGCAGAGTTCCACAGTGGTGATGAGTCAACCATCGCTTTAAGGTACGAGAAACTGCACGGGTTTTGTCGAATCTGTTCGAGTTTGTGGCATGATCAGTTTCCTTGTCCGACGGTGAAGAAGAGTACTGACGAGGAGACTGAGGTGCAACCTCCAAAACCGGAGCAGGACCCAGCCATGTTAAGCTACAAGGGAGCAGTGGAGTCACAAGGAAGAGAGCTTGGTGGTGATGCGAATGGGAATAACCGAAGGCTAGGCCATCAAGTCCCGAGAAATAGGGACTACAAGGGCAAGGGTATTGCTTTTGATAACAGCAAATATGAGGGCAATAGTAAGTCGGGGTTTAAGAGGTCGTACAGAGATCAAGACACGGGCTACTTAAGGAATCTGAGGCAGACTGGGAGGTTCCCACAATCAGAGGCTCCAATGAGGTACGCTATCGATACACGGGGTTTAAAAAACATCAACACTCAAGAGATGGGGCAAAACTTGGACGAGCAACAAAAGCTTATGCTAGATGCCTTTAGGAGCGGCAAGAGTGAAGAGACAAACCAGATATCAGACTCCACGGCTCGTAAGGCTCTCAGCTTTGAAGGAAACATCTCCGGAACTGCTATGGAAGGATTGGGTGGTACAGATGTTGCGAGTGGTATAGCGGGTGCAAGTGTGGGAGAGGAGGACCCTAAGGCATTGAAGGAGAAACTCCTCCCTGAAAGACATGGTGCTGATAAAGCAGATGGATCTTAA